The DNA segment GATCCCCGTCGAACACGAGAACTTTTTGACCGGCCCTCGCCATTGAGATCGCAAGATTTACGGAGATGGTGCTCTTTCCCACCCCTCCTTTTCCGGACGCGATCGCGATGATTTTCGTCGTCGGTTTTCTGGATGACAGAACTTTAAGACTCGTGTTTCCTTCGGTGAGTTTCCGTAAATGAGTCGCCTGGTCCATTCTTTACCTCTTCAGAGCTCTTCCAAGATCAGCCACCGGCAACGGTGAAAACCTCTCCTCTCAGCTCAGCAATTTTCTCCGGAGTCACCACAGATTCAGCCAATAGATTTTTATCCGCAGGAAGAATATCGAAAGGCACTTCCTGCCCCACGCTAAAGTATGTGAAACTCTTAGAGTATGTATCGGCCAGTTCCAGAAAACCACCTAAAAAATCCGCCTCATCCAATTTGGTGAGTAGAATTCTCCGATAGTTTAGGGACTCATAAGCTTTCAATACCGTACTTGTATGATGGTAAGAAGAAGTAGCAGAAAGGACAAGAAGATTTTCCACCGCGTCCCTTTCTCCAAAGCAGGAAAGATAGGAGTTCATTCTTTCGAGCTGTTCCAGATTTCGATGGCTGTATCCAGTCGTATCGATCAGGATCAGCTCCGATCCGTCCCGAGCCAGGGTCTCTTTAAATTTTTTTATGTCTTTTACCGGATAAAACGGCATTCCCATTGTATCCGCGTAACGCTTCAGTTGTTCGATCGCCGCGATTCTATAATTATCCGTAGTGTATAGGGAAACGGATCTTCCCATGTGCAAAAAGTATTTCGCTGCGAGTTTTGCGACACTTGTCGTCTTACCGGAACCGGTCGGACCGACTAAAAATACTACCTTTCGTTGATTTCTCCCGGTTCCGCGAAACAGATCCGAATCCACACTCACTCTTTCGGCAAGAACCTCTTTTGCCCTTTCGGATACAGAGTGATTTCGCCCTTGATCGATCGGAGAAAGCCTTTCTTCGATTTTGGCGAGAATTTCCTCCACATACGCCTGACTCATTCCCTCTCTCACAAGCTTTTCTCCAAGTCTTGTAAGAGGCGAGTCCTTTCTCCCGCGAACCAAAGCAGACTCTTTCGGAGATCTAAGATTGCGATCAAAAAGTTCTTTCTCAAAGGAAAGTCCCATTTTTTCGGGCTCGGTGGTCACTTCCATTCCGTCCCAAGAATCCTCCGCAACCGCCGTTACAATTTCCTTTTCTTCCAGCGTGCGAGAAAGAGGTTTTAAGGTCTGAAGATTTCTTTTTCTCTCCGAAGGCGCTGAATAGGATTTCTGTTTTAGAAGATCCTTCAGGTCTTGAAGTTTACGTTCTATCTTTTCTCTCGAAGCCTGTTTTTCGGGAATTCCGATCTGAATCTCGATCATCTTCTTTGCAAGAAGACCGGTTCCCATTACCCCGCCTTCGGTTACGACGGTTTGTGAAATCACGGTCGCTTCAGGACCATATTTCATTTTCATTTCCATTAAACAGTCTTGATAACTTTTACCGCGAATTTTAGCAAACTCCATGTTTGACTCCTTGATTCTCTTATTTTAGAGAAATTGAATATTCTAAGTTTTTCATACTTCTTCCCCCACTCCAGCGGTTGCAGTTTGAGCCTGGGGAAGTTTTAACTCCGCTTCGATCACCGAATCCACGGAAGAATGGATTTCTTCGTAAGCGAGAACCCCAAAGTTGCGGGGAGGAAATTCCTTCGCAAGAAGATAGGAGAACGGAAGTCTTACTTCTCTGTTTACCACAAAGATGGGAAACTTTCCTTCGGTTCTAAAATTGCGATAAAGTTCCGCAACACTGTCGATCAACCTTCTGTAAAAATCGGGAGCGAGAGACAAAACGTCTCTGTTTTCGATTCTGTCCTGAGTGATCGACTTATTGAGGCGGTCCAAGATTCTACTTTCTAAAGTGATGACGCGAAGTTTTCCGTCCATGGAAAGATAATCCCTGACTACGGTTCTCGATACCGTCTGACGCACAAGTTCCGTGAGAATATACGGATTCTGATATTTTGAGAGATTGTTTGCGATCGATTCCAAAATCGGAACAAGGTTTCGAATCCCAAGTCCTTCTCTGAGAAGATTTTGCAATACCTGTTGAATGATTCCGAGATTTCCTGGTTTGTCCGCATCCAATTCGCTGACAAGAGTCGGATACGTCGCCTTGTAATGATCCAGCAGTTTTTTGACTTCCTCGCGTCCGAGGAGCGTGGATGCGTGAGTCGCCAGCAGCTCTTTGAGATGAGTGACCACGACGGTCGATGCATCGACGACCGTATAACCTTTCGCTTCCGCCTCGGACTTGTCTTCGGTGGAAATCCATTTTGCTTTTTGTCCGAAAGACGGTTCCAAAAAGTCCTCACCTTGGATGCCTTCCGCAGTACCCGGACTTGTATTGAGAGCCATGAGTTTATCCGGTTTTACAATGGAAGTTCCGACTTCGGTTCCGTTGATCTTGATCGAATACGTATCCGGATTGAGATCTAGATTATCCAATATTCTTACGGGAGGAATGACAACGCCGTTGTCTTGGGCAAACTTTTTACGAAGATTGCTGATCTGATCCAAAAGCGCTCCCCCCTGGGAAGCATCGACTAACGGAATGAGATGATAACCGACTTCGATTTCAATTGGATCGGTTCTGAGTTCTTCGTAAAAATCCTTTGGTTTGCGATCTTGACCTGATTCTTTTTCTTTTTTCTCGATCGACTCGAGCTGCTCTTTTACCGTTTGTTCGAGAGAATATCCCAAGTAGGCGATTCCAGCGGAAAGAATCACAAGCGGAAAAAACGGAAGTCCCGGAATGAACGCTGAAAAACCCAAACTTCCCGAAACCACATAGAGGACCTTGGAATTGCTGAAAAGTTGGCTCTTAAACTGAGTCGCGAGATCGGATTCGGATCCGGACCTGGTCACGATGATACCGGTTGCAACCGTGGTCAATAGAGCCGGAATCTGAGACACGAGCCCATCCCCGATCGTAAACTTCCCGTAGGTTTCGATCGCTTGTGTAAAGGATTCCCCACGGATCGAGGCTCCGATGATCACTCCTCCTAACAAGTTGATGGCGGTGATGATCAATCCGGCCCGGACATCCCCTTGGACGAACTTACTTGCTCCATCCATCGAACCGTAAAAGTCGACTTCGGCTTCGATCTTCTTTCTTCTTTT comes from the Leptospira sp. WS92.C1 genome and includes:
- the flhF gene encoding flagellar biosynthesis protein FlhF, which translates into the protein MEFAKIRGKSYQDCLMEMKMKYGPEATVISQTVVTEGGVMGTGLLAKKMIEIQIGIPEKQASREKIERKLQDLKDLLKQKSYSAPSERKRNLQTLKPLSRTLEEKEIVTAVAEDSWDGMEVTTEPEKMGLSFEKELFDRNLRSPKESALVRGRKDSPLTRLGEKLVREGMSQAYVEEILAKIEERLSPIDQGRNHSVSERAKEVLAERVSVDSDLFRGTGRNQRKVVFLVGPTGSGKTTSVAKLAAKYFLHMGRSVSLYTTDNYRIAAIEQLKRYADTMGMPFYPVKDIKKFKETLARDGSELILIDTTGYSHRNLEQLERMNSYLSCFGERDAVENLLVLSATSSYHHTSTVLKAYESLNYRRILLTKLDEADFLGGFLELADTYSKSFTYFSVGQEVPFDILPADKNLLAESVVTPEKIAELRGEVFTVAGG
- the flhA gene encoding flagellar biosynthesis protein FlhA — encoded protein: MEKKWWNQSDVILGVGAVAIVAMLIIPLPGFILDILIILSLAIGLLVLLTSLSVKEPADFSIFPSLLLITTLYRLALNVSTTRQILSKGPAMNSHIIDAFGSFIIGSESGLSKYVVGFIIFIILVLVQVLVITKGATRISEVAARFTLDALPGKQMAIDMELSSGNINEEEAKKRRKKIEAEVDFYGSMDGASKFVQGDVRAGLIITAINLLGGVIIGASIRGESFTQAIETYGKFTIGDGLVSQIPALLTTVATGIIVTRSGSESDLATQFKSQLFSNSKVLYVVSGSLGFSAFIPGLPFFPLVILSAGIAYLGYSLEQTVKEQLESIEKKEKESGQDRKPKDFYEELRTDPIEIEVGYHLIPLVDASQGGALLDQISNLRKKFAQDNGVVIPPVRILDNLDLNPDTYSIKINGTEVGTSIVKPDKLMALNTSPGTAEGIQGEDFLEPSFGQKAKWISTEDKSEAEAKGYTVVDASTVVVTHLKELLATHASTLLGREEVKKLLDHYKATYPTLVSELDADKPGNLGIIQQVLQNLLREGLGIRNLVPILESIANNLSKYQNPYILTELVRQTVSRTVVRDYLSMDGKLRVITLESRILDRLNKSITQDRIENRDVLSLAPDFYRRLIDSVAELYRNFRTEGKFPIFVVNREVRLPFSYLLAKEFPPRNFGVLAYEEIHSSVDSVIEAELKLPQAQTATAGVGEEV